A region from the Desmospora profundinema genome encodes:
- the lpdA gene encoding dihydrolipoyl dehydrogenase, with product MVVGDFSTEVDVLVVGGGPGGYVAAIRAAQLGKKVTLVDKAELGGVCLNRGCIPSKALIHAADEVNKVKNASHMGIEVEGVRVDFSKTIQWKDEVVKKLTGGVASLLKGNKVEVVQGEVYFSGENTVKVATESNSTTYEFNHCILATGSRPTQIRSLPFDGEKIISSTEALNLKEIPEKLIVVGGGYIGLELGTAYAKLGAEVTILEGTDSLLPGTDPSMVRMVKRNLKKLGVTVVTNAMVQKADTSGNGVTVTAEVKGEEKSYSADKVLVSVGRTPNTDELGLEHAGIEADERGFIPTDKQMRTKNERVFAIGDIAGQPLLAHKASYEGKVAAEVIAGEPSEVDYRAMPFVIFSDPELAYTGLTEKEAKEEGYDVSVSRFSFAANGRALSLDAADGFFQVVADKETKQILGAQIVGPEAASLISEVVLAIEMGANAEDIALTIHAHPSLPETFMEAAEGIVGNAIHMVNK from the coding sequence ATGGTAGTAGGAGATTTTTCAACGGAAGTGGACGTGCTTGTTGTCGGCGGAGGCCCCGGCGGGTACGTCGCCGCCATCCGGGCGGCGCAGCTGGGGAAAAAAGTGACGCTTGTGGACAAAGCGGAACTGGGCGGGGTGTGCCTCAACCGGGGCTGCATCCCCTCCAAAGCCTTGATCCATGCGGCAGACGAAGTAAACAAGGTGAAAAATGCTTCCCATATGGGAATCGAGGTGGAAGGGGTCCGCGTGGACTTCTCCAAAACGATTCAGTGGAAGGATGAAGTGGTGAAGAAGCTGACCGGCGGTGTCGCTTCCCTCCTGAAAGGGAACAAAGTGGAAGTGGTCCAAGGGGAAGTCTACTTCTCCGGAGAGAACACCGTAAAGGTGGCCACGGAGAGCAACAGCACCACTTACGAATTCAACCATTGTATCCTGGCGACGGGTTCCCGTCCCACCCAGATCCGTTCGCTGCCTTTTGACGGAGAGAAAATCATCTCCTCCACCGAGGCACTCAATTTAAAGGAGATCCCGGAAAAACTGATCGTGGTCGGCGGCGGCTACATCGGGTTGGAGTTGGGAACCGCCTACGCCAAATTGGGCGCTGAGGTGACCATCCTGGAAGGAACCGACAGTTTGCTGCCGGGTACGGATCCCTCGATGGTGCGCATGGTGAAACGGAACCTGAAAAAGCTGGGTGTCACGGTGGTAACCAATGCCATGGTGCAAAAGGCGGACACTTCCGGAAACGGAGTCACCGTTACCGCGGAAGTGAAAGGGGAAGAGAAATCCTACTCGGCAGACAAAGTGCTGGTGTCTGTCGGCCGCACTCCCAATACGGATGAACTGGGCTTGGAACATGCCGGCATAGAAGCGGATGAACGCGGTTTTATCCCCACCGACAAGCAAATGCGCACCAAAAACGAGCGTGTTTTTGCTATCGGCGACATCGCCGGCCAGCCGCTGTTGGCCCATAAAGCCAGCTATGAAGGAAAAGTGGCGGCGGAAGTGATCGCAGGGGAACCCAGCGAAGTGGATTACCGGGCCATGCCCTTTGTCATCTTCTCCGATCCGGAATTGGCCTATACCGGCTTAACCGAAAAAGAGGCGAAAGAGGAAGGATATGACGTCAGCGTCAGCCGCTTCTCCTTTGCCGCCAACGGCCGCGCCCTTTCCTTGGATGCAGCCGACGGTTTCTTCCAAGTCGTCGCCGACAAAGAGACGAAGCAGATTCTGGGTGCCCAGATCGTAGGACCGGAAGCGGCCAGTCTCATCTCCGAGGTAGTTCTGGCGATTGAGATGGGGGCCAATGCAGAGGATATTGCGCTTACCATCCATGCCCATCCCTCCTTGCCGGAAACCTTTATGGAAGCGGCCGAGGGAATTGTGGGGAACGCCATCCATATGGTAAACAAGTAA
- a CDS encoding GNAT family N-acetyltransferase yields the protein MIRNIREAEQADVPFLWECLYHAIYVSTGEKPPSKTILEKKEIAHYLTGWGRKGDRGWVLVQERESVGGIWHRLFDANDPGYGFVSPDIPELTLSILPGYRGSGGGTRLLETMMKQAKTAGYAGLSLSVDRSNPARQLYEKKGFIKVKRRGTSDTMLLRFTCE from the coding sequence ATGATCAGAAACATTCGTGAAGCGGAACAGGCGGACGTGCCTTTTTTGTGGGAGTGCCTTTATCATGCCATTTATGTTTCCACGGGAGAAAAACCCCCATCAAAAACGATCTTGGAAAAGAAAGAGATTGCTCATTATCTGACAGGGTGGGGGCGAAAAGGAGACAGGGGCTGGGTGCTGGTACAGGAAAGAGAATCCGTGGGAGGGATCTGGCATCGACTGTTTGATGCGAACGACCCCGGCTATGGTTTTGTATCACCGGACATCCCGGAGTTGACCCTATCCATCCTGCCCGGCTATCGTGGTTCCGGCGGGGGGACTCGATTGTTGGAGACCATGATGAAACAGGCCAAAACAGCCGGCTATGCCGGATTATCGTTAAGTGTTGATCGGAGTAATCCAGCCCGGCAGCTGTATGAGAAGAAGGGATTTATCAAGGTGAAGAGGCGGGGTACATCGGATACCATGCTTCTCCGGTTTACCTGTGAATAA
- a CDS encoding acyl-CoA thioesterase: METSIQIEVRPTEIDVMGHVNNAKYLEYMEWSREDWYNRSQLPFDVFTDMNVGTVTVNININYRKEARLGEKLTIFTRPIKKGRTSYVLEHEIVNDQGERVADAEVTSVTIDLEKRKSVPLPADLARQFDVATKG, from the coding sequence ATGGAAACATCCATACAAATTGAAGTTCGGCCGACGGAGATCGATGTGATGGGGCATGTGAACAATGCCAAATACCTGGAGTACATGGAATGGAGCCGGGAGGACTGGTACAACCGAAGCCAACTCCCTTTTGATGTGTTTACCGATATGAACGTGGGAACCGTAACGGTCAATATCAACATTAACTATCGCAAGGAAGCCCGCTTAGGAGAAAAGTTGACGATTTTTACCCGCCCTATCAAGAAGGGGCGAACCAGCTATGTACTGGAACATGAGATCGTCAATGACCAGGGGGAGCGAGTGGCCGACGCGGAGGTAACCAGTGTCACGATCGACCTGGAGAAAAGAAAAAGCGTTCCGCTGCCTGCTGATTTGGCCCGGCAATTTGATGTTGCAACAAAGGGGTAA
- a CDS encoding DUF1128 domain-containing protein, translating to MDLNNPSKENLVYMIDAIKNHLKLVNAGLIDPEDYRLDDYEEVKDLYEMVERKKGNLTMMELDGVLAELGELRKPR from the coding sequence ATGGACTTGAACAATCCCAGCAAGGAAAACCTGGTCTATATGATCGATGCGATAAAGAACCATCTCAAATTGGTCAATGCCGGATTGATTGATCCCGAAGACTATCGATTGGACGACTACGAGGAAGTAAAAGACCTATATGAAATGGTGGAACGGAAGAAAGGCAACCTGACCATGATGGAATTAGACGGGGTGTTAGCCGAATTGGGAGAGCTGCGAAAGCCCCGCTGA